One stretch of Chloroflexota bacterium DNA includes these proteins:
- a CDS encoding NUDIX hydrolase — protein MTTRFQLSAGGVVCRRSPEGEIEVALIATKGGERWGLPKGLVEKGESLEETALREVREETGLEAEIVDRLEPIEYWYWWEEEGEKVCYHKKVYFFLMCHRGGDVSRHDFEVDDVRWFPIDEAIERASHRTERQVLRQVKDRGKLPC, from the coding sequence GTGACCACGCGCTTTCAGCTTTCCGCGGGTGGTGTGGTCTGTCGTCGCTCTCCCGAGGGCGAGATCGAGGTGGCCCTCATCGCTACGAAGGGAGGGGAGCGATGGGGACTGCCGAAAGGGCTGGTCGAGAAGGGGGAATCGCTGGAGGAGACGGCCCTGCGCGAGGTGCGGGAGGAGACGGGGCTGGAGGCCGAGATCGTCGATCGGTTGGAGCCCATCGAGTATTGGTACTGGTGGGAGGAGGAAGGGGAGAAGGTCTGCTATCATAAAAAGGTGTACTTCTTCCTGATGTGCCACCGTGGCGGGGATGTGTCCCGACATGACTTTGAGGTCGATGACGTGCGGTGGTTTCCCATCGACGAGGCGATTGAGCGGGCCTCGCACAGGACGGAACGGCAGGTACTGCGTCAGGTGAAGGATCGAGGAAAGTTGCCGTGTTGA